DNA from Aggregatimonas sangjinii:
CAGCTTCTCGAAAACCACCTCGACTTTAAGGACACTGTATTAATAGGTATTCAGCCCCGAGGCACCTTCGTTGCCCAAAGGTTGGTAAAGATTTTACGGGAAGAATACAAGGTAAAAGAGGTGAAAGCGGGTTTTTTGGATATTACCTTCTACAGGGATGATTTTCGGAGAGGGGATAAGCCGTTGGAAGCAACGCAGACCAAAATAGATTTTATTATAGAGGATAAGAATGTCGTTCTGATCGACGATGTACTGTATACCGGTAGGAGTATAAATGCCGCTTTGACGGCGATACAATCTTTCGGAAGACCCAAGGACGTAGAACTGCTCACCTTGATCGATAGGCGATTTAGCAGGCACCTGCCCATTCAACCCAATTATAGGGGACGACAGGTTGATGCGATCAACAATGAAAAAGTAAGGGTGATGTGGAAGGAAAACGACGGTAAGGATGAAATATACCTGATTGATAGATGAGCTTGAAATTTGGTCCGTATGAGCGAGTATCTAGAAGAGCAATTGGGATAGAATCCATAATATACAATTGGTTAAAACAACAACTAATCGGTAACCGATGAGCAACGAATTAAGTGTAAAACACTTACTAGGGATAAAGTATCTGAAAGAATCGGATATTCAGCTCATTTTCGAAACTGCCGATCATTTTAAGGAGGTCATCAACAGGTCGATTAAAAAAGTACCTTCCTTAAGGGATATTACGATCGCCAATATCTTTTTTGAAAACAGTACCCGTACCAAGCTTTCTTTTGAACTTGCCGAAAAACGACTTTCTGCCGATGTCATTAATTTTTCGGCTTCGCAATCGTCGGTTAAGAAAGGGGAAACGTTGATCGATACGGTGAGTAATATCCTTTCAATGAAAGTAGATATGGTCGTTATGCGGCATCCTAATCCAGGGGCCGGCATCTTTTTGTCGAAACATGTCGAGGCTTCCATTATCAATGCTGGGGATGGTGCACACGAACACCCCACCCAAGCCCTACTTGATTCGTATTCCATTCGTGAAAAATTAGGCGGAGTATCAGGAAAAAATGTCGTTATAGTTGGCGATATCTTGCATTCAAGAGTTGCATTGTCCAATATTTTTGCCCTAAAACTGCAAGGTGCCAATGTGAAGGTATGCGGTCCCAAAACCCTGATTCCAAAGCACATAGAATCACTTGGGGTAGAAGTTGAAACCAACCTGAAGAAGGCTCTAAATTGGTGCGACGTTGCCAATATGCTGCGTATTCAGAACGAACGGCTTGACATTAGTTATTTTCCGACAACACGCGAATACACCCAACAGTTCGGGGTCAATAAAAAGTTATTGAATGAACTCGATAAAGAAATCGTGATCATGCATCCAGGTCCCATTAATCGCGGCGTAGAGATTACCAGTGATGTTGCCGATTCGAAACAGTCCATTATTTTAGACCAAGTAGAAAATGGAGTAGCCATTCGCATGGCGGTTATTTACCTATTGGCCTCCAAAATTAAACAGTAAGCCCATGATTTTTGACAAAAAAGGAACAACGACGATTGTTTCACAGGAAAATACAGCGCTGGCGAGGTTTTTGCAAAACCTAGAAAAGGAGTACCCCAAGATTGCCAACGACAATATTATCTTAAATTTATTTTCGTTCGGCAAACTTTCTTCAGGAGACGTATTGGAGTTTCTTGAATTGGCCGATACCCATAGAAATGCCAACAAATCTTTCGTACTTGTCACCGAACAAGTAGGTTATGAGGATGTGCCCGATAGCATTATCGTAGTACCTACTGTTCAAGAGGCCCATGATATTATCGAAATGGAGGAAATAGAACGGGACCTAGGAATCTAATGGAGCAACCTCACTATTTATCACAGGTTAATATCGCTAGGATGATCGCTCCTATAGACAGCCCGATGATGGCCGACTTTGTCGATAATCTAGACCGCATCAATGAGATTGCCGAAAAACATCAGGGCTTTGTATGGCGTTTGAAAGGCGAGCAGAACGATGCGACGGCCATGCGGGTTTTCGAAGATGATTTTTTGATTATCAATATGTCGGTATGGAAGTCTATGGATGCGCTTTTCAAGTTTACCTATTCATCGGAACATGTTGCCATCCTGAAAAGGAAAAAGGAATGGTTTTCCGCAATGAAAGACATGCACATGGCCTTTTGGTATCTGCCCCTAGGACATCTCCCGACTCCCGATGAAGCTAAGGCCCGATTGCAATATTTGAATCAAAATGGGGAAACCCCTTATGCGTTCACCTTCAAAAGTAAGTATACATCCGAAGACGCGCTTCATTTCAACCCCGAGATTTAATATGAAGCTTCATATCCTAGGTTGTTATGCCGCGACTCCCAGAACGTTGACCAACCCGACATCGCAGGTCTTGGAAATTAGAAACCATATGTTCTTGATCGATTGCGGAGAGGGTACCCAAGTTCAACTGCGCAAGCAAAAAATAAAATTTTCGCGAATCAACCATATTTTCATTTCGCATTTGCACGGCGAC
Protein-coding regions in this window:
- the pyrR gene encoding bifunctional pyr operon transcriptional regulator/uracil phosphoribosyltransferase PyrR, producing MGQKVLLSSKEINIILHRLACQLLENHLDFKDTVLIGIQPRGTFVAQRLVKILREEYKVKEVKAGFLDITFYRDDFRRGDKPLEATQTKIDFIIEDKNVVLIDDVLYTGRSINAALTAIQSFGRPKDVELLTLIDRRFSRHLPIQPNYRGRQVDAINNEKVRVMWKENDGKDEIYLIDR
- a CDS encoding aspartate carbamoyltransferase catalytic subunit, with protein sequence MSNELSVKHLLGIKYLKESDIQLIFETADHFKEVINRSIKKVPSLRDITIANIFFENSTRTKLSFELAEKRLSADVINFSASQSSVKKGETLIDTVSNILSMKVDMVVMRHPNPGAGIFLSKHVEASIINAGDGAHEHPTQALLDSYSIREKLGGVSGKNVVIVGDILHSRVALSNIFALKLQGANVKVCGPKTLIPKHIESLGVEVETNLKKALNWCDVANMLRIQNERLDISYFPTTREYTQQFGVNKKLLNELDKEIVIMHPGPINRGVEITSDVADSKQSIILDQVENGVAIRMAVIYLLASKIKQ
- a CDS encoding ribonuclease Z, which translates into the protein MIFDKKGTTTIVSQENTALARFLQNLEKEYPKIANDNIILNLFSFGKLSSGDVLEFLELADTHRNANKSFVLVTEQVGYEDVPDSIIVVPTVQEAHDIIEMEEIERDLGI
- a CDS encoding DUF3291 domain-containing protein, translated to MEQPHYLSQVNIARMIAPIDSPMMADFVDNLDRINEIAEKHQGFVWRLKGEQNDATAMRVFEDDFLIINMSVWKSMDALFKFTYSSEHVAILKRKKEWFSAMKDMHMAFWYLPLGHLPTPDEAKARLQYLNQNGETPYAFTFKSKYTSEDALHFNPEI